A window of Rhodospirillaceae bacterium contains these coding sequences:
- a CDS encoding CDP-alcohol phosphatidyltransferase family protein, whose protein sequence is MPLFPSIKPRLKRQLKPFVQRLASAGATPNQVMWVNFILCATGGGAVLLGSFSPHFLLAIPVVLLLRTMLNATDGMLTREYKHQTRLGATLTELGDVFSDVMLYLPFALIPGIHAWLMVVLVILIVIAELSTIMAHIARVAKPYDGPMGKSDRAAIFFILSLVIGCGVTPGLWTNIVLGITAILLVIAMYWHLSQALLKARRRFKR, encoded by the coding sequence ATGCCACTTTTCCCAAGCATCAAACCACGCCTTAAACGGCAATTAAAACCCTTCGTTCAGCGCCTTGCTTCAGCGGGCGCCACCCCCAACCAGGTGATGTGGGTTAATTTTATCTTATGTGCCACCGGTGGCGGGGCCGTGTTACTCGGATCTTTTTCCCCTCATTTTTTATTGGCCATCCCCGTCGTGTTATTGCTTCGAACCATGTTAAATGCAACCGACGGCATGCTAACCAGGGAATATAAGCACCAAACAAGGCTGGGGGCAACCTTGACCGAATTGGGTGATGTTTTTTCCGACGTGATGTTGTATTTACCTTTTGCGCTGATTCCTGGGATTCATGCCTGGCTCATGGTGGTTTTGGTCATTTTAATTGTTATTGCGGAATTATCCACCATCATGGCCCATATTGCCAGGGTGGCCAAACCGTATGACGGGCCGATGGGGAAAAGCGACCGTGCAGCCATCTTTTTCATCTTATCCTTAGTCATTGGTTGCGGCGTAACCCCGGGCTTATGGACGAATATTGTTTTAGGCATTACAGCCATCCTGCTGGTGATTGCCATGTATTGGCATTTATCACAGGCCCTATTAAAAGCTAGAAGAAGATTTAAGCGGTAA
- the mutL gene encoding DNA mismatch repair endonuclease MutL → MAIRVLPEHMINVIAAGEVIERPASVVKELLENAIDAGASQISVMLENAGKTKIVVNDNGCGISPQDLALAIERHATSKLPGDDLSDVATLGFRGEALPSIGAIAKLTITSRMAGAEAAWQIEVHGGKKSAVHPASLNPGTMVEVGDIFFATPARLKFLKSDATELAHIIDIVNRLALIAPKIGFSVQHRERSLLRYAKIQDNLLGTDLYQPRVLQVIGQEFISNSLTVEAQREELKLWGFIGLPTYHRSNSQEQYFFVNNRPVRDRQLQAAIRVAYQDVLPHDRYPATILYLEMPSDQLDVNVHPAKTEVRFRQADRVRSLIISSLRSRLMQNDVKTANTIGQQAIDYFKPNAAVQNPGLVFAEKAPAQQFSWNASRASFSTQDNTFYPPQDNSPASAPGSSTLSPVEPEYFLGRAVAQIHRTYIVAQTEEKVVIVDQHAAHERLIYEKMKNGLQAEGVKRQALLIPEVVNLPQGRAAIFIEKAAELSKLGLTIEPFGVDAVLVREIPALLGREDITQTILDLAEQIFENGESWIIQNHLNEICGTLACHSSIRAGRTLSLNEMDALLRQMEQTPNSSQCNHGRPTYIELKREDMEKLFGRR, encoded by the coding sequence ATGGCTATTCGCGTTCTTCCCGAACATATGATTAATGTGATCGCCGCTGGTGAAGTGATTGAACGGCCAGCGTCGGTGGTTAAAGAGCTTTTGGAAAATGCGATTGATGCCGGGGCTTCGCAGATATCTGTCATGCTTGAGAATGCGGGCAAAACCAAAATTGTTGTCAACGATAATGGCTGCGGTATTTCGCCCCAAGACCTGGCATTGGCCATTGAACGGCATGCCACCTCAAAATTACCCGGGGATGATTTAAGTGATGTCGCAACTTTAGGTTTTCGGGGCGAGGCTTTGCCATCCATCGGGGCTATCGCCAAATTAACCATTACCAGCCGTATGGCAGGTGCTGAAGCGGCCTGGCAAATCGAAGTACATGGTGGTAAAAAATCTGCGGTGCATCCGGCCTCCTTAAATCCCGGCACGATGGTGGAGGTTGGGGATATATTTTTCGCAACCCCCGCCCGATTGAAATTTTTAAAATCAGATGCCACGGAATTGGCCCATATCATTGATATCGTCAATCGCCTGGCGTTGATTGCCCCCAAAATCGGGTTTAGTGTCCAGCACCGGGAACGCTCGCTCTTACGCTATGCCAAAATTCAGGACAATCTGTTGGGGACGGATTTATACCAACCCCGTGTGCTGCAAGTCATCGGGCAAGAATTTATCTCCAATAGCTTGACGGTTGAAGCGCAGCGCGAGGAACTGAAATTATGGGGTTTCATTGGATTGCCCACTTATCACCGTTCGAACAGCCAAGAACAATATTTCTTTGTGAACAACCGCCCTGTCCGTGACCGCCAACTTCAGGCTGCCATCCGCGTTGCGTATCAGGATGTTTTGCCCCATGACCGCTATCCGGCGACCATCTTATATTTGGAAATGCCGTCCGATCAATTGGATGTGAATGTCCATCCCGCTAAAACGGAGGTGCGTTTTCGTCAAGCAGACCGCGTGCGCTCCTTGATCATCTCATCGCTGAGATCACGCCTTATGCAGAATGATGTTAAAACCGCGAACACCATTGGCCAACAAGCCATCGATTATTTTAAGCCAAACGCGGCCGTGCAAAATCCGGGCCTGGTTTTTGCCGAGAAAGCGCCAGCCCAGCAATTCTCTTGGAATGCAAGCCGTGCTTCTTTTTCAACGCAAGATAATACGTTCTACCCCCCTCAGGACAATAGCCCTGCCTCCGCACCTGGTTCTTCCACCCTTAGCCCCGTTGAACCCGAGTATTTTCTGGGACGGGCAGTTGCCCAAATCCACCGCACGTATATTGTGGCGCAAACCGAGGAAAAAGTAGTGATTGTTGATCAACATGCTGCCCATGAACGGCTGATTTATGAAAAAATGAAAAATGGGCTGCAAGCGGAAGGGGTGAAAAGGCAGGCTTTATTGATCCCGGAAGTTGTCAATTTGCCTCAAGGAAGGGCTGCCATATTTATTGAAAAGGCAGCAGAACTATCCAAATTGGGTTTAACAATTGAGCCATTTGGGGTGGATGCGGTATTGGTGCGCGAAATTCCTGCCTTATTGGGGAGGGAAGATATTACCCAAACCATCCTTGATTTAGCAGAACAGATATTTGAAAATGGCGAAAGTTGGATTATCCAAAACCATTTGAATGAAATTTGCGGCACTTTGGCTTGCCATAGTAGCATTCGGGCTGGCCGCACGCTTAGTCTCAATGAAATGGATGCGCTGTTGCGCCAGATGGAGCAAACCCCCAATAGCAGCCAATGTAATCACGGGCGTCCGACTTATATTGAATTGAAACGCGAAGATATGGAAAAACTTTTCGGCAGACGTTAG
- the ccmD gene encoding heme exporter protein CcmD: protein MEHGLYILLSYGITITVLLLTTVVVVWRFLYHQKQMKNIRNQKRTTTPSLEHRPHEP, encoded by the coding sequence ATGGAACACGGCCTATATATTTTGCTGTCCTATGGAATTACCATAACCGTTTTATTGCTGACAACGGTCGTGGTTGTTTGGCGTTTTTTATATCATCAAAAACAGATGAAAAATATCCGCAATCAAAAGCGTACCACCACCCCGTCATTGGAACATCGTCCCCATGAACCCTAA
- a CDS encoding cytochrome c maturation protein CcmE, which translates to MNPKRYRLYLCLIILGLAVAATALLIYVINQNSAFFYTPSDLQQPKSPLADGQKLRVGGLVKPGSFHLSPDGRIDYFIITDLQAEIVAVTKNYMGDWPALFKEGKGVVIEGIWRQDGTVETTLILAKHDENYVPRSVQKTLDLNSQLPHREQ; encoded by the coding sequence ATGAACCCTAAAAGATACCGTTTATATTTATGTTTAATTATTTTAGGATTGGCCGTTGCTGCCACGGCTTTGTTAATCTATGTCATTAACCAAAATTCAGCATTTTTTTATACCCCCAGTGATTTACAACAGCCCAAATCCCCCCTTGCCGATGGGCAAAAATTACGGGTTGGGGGCTTGGTAAAACCTGGCAGCTTCCACCTGTCCCCGGACGGCCGCATTGATTATTTTATCATTACCGATCTTCAGGCTGAAATTGTCGCGGTGACCAAAAACTACATGGGGGATTGGCCAGCCCTATTTAAAGAAGGGAAAGGGGTGGTAATTGAAGGGATATGGCGGCAAGACGGCACCGTTGAAACTACCCTGATCCTTGCCAAACATGACGAAAATTATGTTCCCCGCTCCGTCCAAAAAACCTTGGACCTAAACAGCCAATTGCCTCATCGGGAACAATAA
- a CDS encoding heme lyase CcmF/NrfE family subunit: MVAEIGLFLLILAFCLSLIQASGMWGKPAAWRSFAYSIIPVVTKLQFLFLLFSFLCLIYVHATSDFSVLNVADNSSSKQPLFFRISGAWGNHEGSMMLWVVLFSFFSFCLSWKMVNLPLGFRITVLSCQGLMAALFLAFILFSSNPFERLWPAPLQGAELNPLLQDAALALHPPTLYMGYVGFSVAFSFAIAGMLRRKIDQEWASWLMPWVLISWIFLTLGIGAGSHWAYYELGWGGWWFWDAVENASLLPWLAGTALLHSLHVLEKRDGFKSWTILLAIICFSLCLLGTFLVRSGLVISVHSFATDPSRGIFILAILFLTIGSAFWLYARRGMVFEGSIHFRNASREAGILLNNLLLLTAMATVLIGTLYPVVLEAIGARSLAVGPPYYNQTFVPIFLLLLILMGFAPFLPWKGGHWLPVLKRLFVALFLTIIITLLIFWWLGGNWVNIISLGCGIWVITSTLSWFIKRLRGSKPAFFLSRFRHIPLSDYAMLLGHLGLGILAASIAGNMAWKMEVVQVLARGEQTAIGPYQIILQETRPFQGPNFQGERLQLDVIENGRKIASLYPEKRYFPVKEMVTSEAAILSRGWHDLYAAIAQENYPQGKARIWIYINPLIETLWGGIGLMISGGIIGLIAAIRKKRRFLNRPTQLS; this comes from the coding sequence ATGGTGGCAGAAATTGGCCTTTTCCTTCTGATCCTAGCTTTTTGCCTAAGCCTGATCCAAGCATCGGGAATGTGGGGCAAGCCAGCAGCCTGGCGTTCTTTTGCCTATAGCATTATTCCTGTCGTCACCAAATTACAGTTTCTGTTTTTGCTGTTTTCTTTCCTGTGTTTGATCTATGTCCATGCCACTTCTGATTTCTCGGTGCTCAATGTGGCGGATAATTCTTCCTCAAAACAACCCCTGTTTTTCCGCATTAGCGGGGCTTGGGGTAATCATGAAGGTTCCATGATGTTATGGGTGGTGTTATTTTCTTTTTTCAGTTTTTGCCTGTCTTGGAAAATGGTCAATCTCCCCCTTGGTTTCCGTATTACCGTATTGAGTTGCCAAGGATTGATGGCAGCGCTTTTTTTGGCCTTCATCCTTTTTTCTTCGAACCCTTTTGAACGCCTATGGCCAGCGCCCTTACAGGGGGCTGAGCTTAATCCCCTGCTGCAAGATGCGGCTTTAGCCCTGCACCCCCCTACCCTTTACATGGGATATGTGGGTTTTTCAGTGGCGTTTTCTTTTGCTATTGCTGGCATGCTGCGGCGGAAAATTGACCAAGAATGGGCCAGTTGGCTAATGCCCTGGGTTCTTATCTCCTGGATTTTCTTAACCTTGGGGATTGGCGCTGGTAGCCATTGGGCGTATTACGAATTGGGATGGGGCGGCTGGTGGTTTTGGGATGCTGTTGAAAATGCCTCGCTATTGCCCTGGCTTGCCGGAACCGCTTTGTTGCATTCCCTGCATGTTTTAGAAAAACGCGATGGTTTTAAAAGCTGGACGATATTGCTGGCGATTATTTGTTTTTCCTTATGTCTGCTTGGAACGTTTTTAGTGCGCTCAGGCTTGGTCATTTCCGTCCATAGTTTTGCAACCGACCCCAGCCGCGGTATTTTCATTTTGGCCATATTATTCCTGACCATTGGCAGCGCCTTTTGGTTATATGCGCGCCGTGGGATGGTTTTTGAAGGATCTATCCATTTTCGCAATGCCAGTAGGGAAGCGGGTATTTTGCTGAATAACTTGTTATTATTGACGGCAATGGCAACGGTCTTAATCGGCACCTTATATCCGGTTGTTTTGGAAGCGATTGGGGCGCGCAGCTTAGCCGTCGGCCCACCTTATTATAACCAAACCTTTGTGCCTATATTCTTACTTTTATTAATTTTGATGGGTTTTGCACCTTTCTTACCTTGGAAAGGCGGCCATTGGCTGCCTGTGTTAAAACGGCTATTCGTTGCTTTATTCCTGACGATAATCATTACCCTGCTGATTTTCTGGTGGCTGGGCGGCAATTGGGTAAACATTATCAGTTTGGGATGCGGGATTTGGGTTATCACCTCAACCTTATCTTGGTTTATTAAGCGGCTGCGCGGAAGTAAACCTGCCTTTTTCCTATCCCGTTTCCGTCATATCCCTTTATCAGATTATGCGATGTTGTTGGGACATCTGGGTTTAGGGATATTGGCGGCCAGTATTGCGGGGAACATGGCCTGGAAAATGGAAGTGGTGCAGGTTCTGGCACGCGGCGAACAAACGGCAATCGGCCCTTACCAAATCATTTTACAAGAAACCCGTCCATTCCAAGGCCCAAATTTCCAGGGCGAACGTCTGCAACTGGATGTCATCGAAAACGGCCGAAAAATCGCCTCGCTTTACCCCGAGAAAAGATATTTCCCGGTTAAAGAAATGGTAACTTCGGAAGCAGCCATTTTATCACGTGGCTGGCATGATTTATATGCAGCAATTGCCCAAGAAAATTATCCACAAGGAAAAGCGCGGATATGGATCTATATCAATCCGTTAATCGAGACTTTGTGGGGTGGGATTGGATTGATGATCAGCGGGGGAATTATTGGTTTGATTGCCGCAATCCGAAAAAAAAGGCGTTTTCTCAACCGCCCTACCCAGCTATCATGA
- a CDS encoding DsbE family thiol:disulfide interchange protein gives MRSHYFFYLPLALVCVLAAYLGFALLKNMQPQQEPSEMLGKLAPDFSLPSLSQPDRMVSFKDFAGKPLMINFFASWCAPCREEHAYLLYLSNQEHIPIVGIAYKDKAENSRAFLKTLGNPFQETLSDYQGRVTINFGISGIPETFLINRQGKIVFRYAGPLNQAIIQEKLLPLWEKIK, from the coding sequence ATGCGATCACATTATTTCTTTTATCTTCCTTTAGCGCTTGTTTGTGTGCTGGCCGCTTATTTAGGCTTTGCTTTGTTAAAAAACATGCAGCCACAGCAAGAACCTTCAGAAATGCTGGGCAAGCTGGCACCTGATTTTTCCTTGCCTTCCCTATCCCAACCGGACAGGATGGTTTCTTTCAAAGATTTTGCGGGCAAACCGCTGATGATTAATTTTTTTGCATCCTGGTGTGCCCCATGCCGGGAAGAACATGCCTACCTGCTTTATTTAAGCAACCAGGAACATATTCCTATCGTTGGCATTGCCTATAAAGACAAGGCTGAAAATTCACGGGCTTTTTTAAAAACACTGGGCAACCCTTTCCAAGAGACCTTGTCCGATTATCAAGGCAGGGTGACAATCAATTTTGGCATTTCCGGTATCCCTGAGACATTTTTGATTAACCGTCAGGGAAAAATTGTTTTCCGGTATGCAGGCCCCCTCAATCAAGCAATTATCCAGGAAAAACTATTACCCTTATGGGAAAAAATAAAATAA
- a CDS encoding cytochrome c-type biogenesis protein CcmH translates to MKWIPAKTTKILASLLLFFLIPVLSVMAQQAPDAANNSLQQRAYNLYSQLRCPVCQGQSLAESPAELAGDMRALILEQLQAGDDEQTIINFLKDRYGDTILFNPPFSGRTYILWLLPFIILLTGLWVVIRRTQKASSLPDQRHLHE, encoded by the coding sequence ATGAAATGGATCCCTGCGAAGACAACAAAAATATTGGCCAGCCTCTTGCTGTTTTTCCTGATACCCGTTCTATCTGTCATGGCCCAACAGGCGCCGGATGCTGCCAATAATTCCTTGCAACAACGCGCTTACAACTTATACAGCCAATTGCGCTGCCCGGTCTGTCAGGGCCAATCTTTGGCTGAATCGCCGGCGGAATTAGCGGGCGATATGCGAGCGTTGATATTAGAGCAGTTGCAAGCAGGTGATGATGAACAAACGATCATCAATTTCTTAAAGGACCGTTATGGTGATACCATCTTATTCAATCCCCCCTTTAGCGGGCGGACGTATATTTTATGGTTATTGCCTTTTATTATTTTATTAACAGGGTTATGGGTGGTGATCCGGCGCACCCAAAAAGCAAGCTCCCTTCCCGATCAAAGGCACTTGCATGAATAA
- a CDS encoding tetratricopeptide repeat protein: MNNTFLFWGIMVGLPLLIMAASFVAVRRPRMVPAAISSPSFKNIPLYRNVMIILLLAVSGSLYLYLGHPDLAITPSAPSANRQLEALIKDLKIYLQENPGDIQALYLLADSYRRLGEYPLAEEYYKKLGEAALTAHIQLPAEYDAIYAEIRIRIHGIADPISRGLLQKALTLEPANIRARFYMALIHAEDGETQSALDELKEIRQAVPAGTPWALAIEEQLQKLSSTPAPSAE, from the coding sequence ATGAATAACACCTTTCTTTTTTGGGGGATCATGGTTGGTCTTCCCCTCCTCATCATGGCCGCATCTTTCGTGGCGGTCAGACGGCCGCGGATGGTACCTGCTGCTATTTCCAGCCCTTCCTTCAAGAACATTCCCCTCTATAGAAATGTTATGATTATTCTGTTGCTGGCAGTTTCAGGAAGTTTATACCTTTATTTAGGCCACCCTGATTTGGCAATAACCCCTTCAGCACCCTCGGCAAACAGGCAGCTTGAGGCGTTAATTAAAGATTTAAAAATATATTTGCAGGAAAATCCTGGTGATATCCAAGCACTTTATTTGTTGGCTGACAGTTACCGCCGCTTGGGAGAATACCCCTTGGCCGAAGAATATTACAAAAAATTAGGGGAAGCCGCCTTGACTGCTCATATTCAATTGCCAGCAGAATATGATGCCATTTATGCGGAAATCCGAATTCGTATCCATGGGATTGCCGATCCTATTTCCCGTGGGCTTTTGCAAAAAGCCTTAACCCTGGAACCCGCCAACATCCGCGCCCGTTTTTATATGGCCTTGATCCATGCAGAAGATGGGGAAACACAATCTGCCCTTGATGAATTAAAAGAAATAAGGCAAGCAGTTCCTGCAGGCACCCCTTGGGCCCTTGCAATCGAAGAACAATTGCAAAAGCTGTCTTCTACCCCTGCCCCCTCAGCCGAATGA
- a CDS encoding ATP-binding cassette domain-containing protein, which translates to MNNNPTLIVENIHKSFGDIKVLKGISLTARQGDVIALIGSSGSGKSTFLRCINMLEIPDQGQITVDGELIKMQYNRKKVYEPSDRLQVDRIRTKLSMVFQNFNLWAHLTILENVIEAPVHVLKKPKDTAISEAKELLDKVGIIDKASYYPNQLSGGQQQRAAIARALAMNPKVMLLDEPTSALDPELVGEVLRVLQQLAQEGRTMIIVTHEMKFARDVASHVVFLDKGKIEEEGSPKKIFSSPQSERCRQFLASVKWE; encoded by the coding sequence ATGAACAATAATCCCACCCTTATCGTTGAAAATATCCATAAAAGTTTTGGGGACATTAAAGTCCTCAAAGGCATTTCTTTAACGGCCCGCCAAGGGGATGTGATTGCCCTAATCGGCAGCAGTGGTTCCGGTAAAAGCACTTTTTTACGGTGCATCAATATGCTGGAAATCCCTGATCAAGGGCAGATTACGGTGGATGGCGAACTGATCAAAATGCAGTATAACAGAAAAAAGGTTTATGAACCTTCCGACCGTTTGCAAGTGGATCGCATCCGAACAAAATTATCGATGGTTTTTCAAAATTTTAACCTTTGGGCCCATTTGACCATTTTGGAAAACGTCATCGAAGCCCCTGTCCACGTTTTGAAAAAACCGAAAGATACCGCCATATCAGAGGCAAAAGAATTGTTGGATAAAGTGGGTATTATCGATAAAGCTTCTTATTACCCTAACCAACTCTCTGGCGGGCAACAACAACGGGCCGCCATCGCCCGCGCCTTGGCCATGAATCCCAAGGTTATGTTACTGGATGAGCCAACATCCGCCCTTGACCCAGAATTGGTTGGAGAAGTATTACGTGTTCTACAGCAATTGGCGCAGGAAGGACGCACGATGATTATTGTTACCCATGAAATGAAATTTGCCCGGGACGTTGCCTCACATGTTGTGTTTTTGGACAAAGGGAAAATTGAAGAAGAAGGCTCGCCCAAAAAAATCTTTTCTTCTCCGCAATCAGAACGTTGCAGACAGTTCCTGGCTAGTGTAAAGTGGGAATAA
- a CDS encoding ABC transporter substrate-binding protein produces the protein MESPSSVLTPTEPSANPTGLLSKKITIATEGAYPPFNYTDQNGQLIGFEIDLAKALCQKMNVECVMVGQDWDGLIPALQSGKFDAIMAGMSITPERKQQVDFSNKYINTPTRFVAKKGSDFTITAAGLAGKRVGAQRATIHEGFLRRLFPQATIVLYDTLENAHLDMVGGRLDLILADSVALNEGFLKTVAGQNYEFVGPSYTEPKDILGEGVGIAVRKGDISLLKAFNQAIAQVRADGTFKKINDRYFDFDVYGN, from the coding sequence ATTGAAAGCCCCTCCTCTGTACTCACCCCGACCGAACCATCTGCCAATCCAACGGGATTGTTAAGTAAAAAAATTACGATTGCGACGGAAGGGGCTTATCCCCCTTTTAATTACACCGATCAAAACGGCCAATTGATTGGCTTTGAAATTGATCTGGCCAAGGCCCTATGCCAAAAAATGAATGTGGAATGCGTGATGGTGGGCCAAGATTGGGATGGCCTGATCCCTGCCTTGCAAAGCGGCAAATTCGACGCCATCATGGCCGGGATGTCGATCACACCGGAGCGGAAGCAACAAGTTGATTTCAGCAACAAATATATTAATACCCCCACCCGTTTTGTTGCCAAAAAAGGATCTGATTTTACCATTACTGCTGCAGGCTTAGCTGGCAAAAGGGTTGGGGCGCAACGGGCGACCATCCATGAAGGTTTTTTGCGCCGCTTGTTCCCCCAGGCCACGATCGTTTTATATGATACATTGGAAAATGCCCATTTAGATATGGTCGGCGGCAGGTTGGATTTGATTTTAGCTGACAGTGTTGCGTTAAATGAGGGGTTTTTAAAAACAGTGGCAGGACAGAATTATGAATTTGTTGGCCCCAGTTATACAGAACCCAAGGATATCCTTGGGGAAGGTGTTGGTATTGCCGTACGCAAAGGCGACATCAGCCTTTTAAAAGCCTTCAATCAAGCCATTGCCCAAGTTCGGGCAGATGGGACTTTTAAAAAAATCAACGACCGGTATTTTGATTTCGATGTCTATGGTAACTAA
- a CDS encoding ABC transporter permease subunit (The N-terminal region of this protein, as described by TIGR01726, is a three transmembrane segment that identifies a subfamily of ABC transporter permease subunits, which specificities that include histidine, arginine, glutamine, glutamate, L-cystine (sic), the opines (in Agrobacterium) octopine and nopaline, etc.) encodes MLIDGVILTIEIALLSFMVAILFGLIGAYGKLGRSRINRFIANCYTVIIRGIPEYVLLLVLYYQGAQLIRLIVSLWSEPQGFIEINSFIAGFITLGFVYGAYATETFRGAILAIPKGQVEAAYACGMSRWLMARRILVPQMWRFALPALGNIWLILLKSTAIISLIGLEELTRKSRIAGGATRDQLLFFGIAAIMYLLLTVVSTFVIKYLEHKNNYERRKPGI; translated from the coding sequence ATGTTGATCGATGGGGTGATCTTAACCATCGAAATTGCCCTATTATCTTTTATGGTTGCCATTTTATTCGGTTTAATTGGCGCTTACGGAAAACTGGGCCGGTCACGAATCAATCGTTTTATTGCCAATTGCTACACCGTGATTATTCGGGGGATACCTGAATATGTATTGTTGCTTGTTTTATACTATCAAGGTGCCCAACTGATCCGTTTGATTGTGTCTTTATGGTCGGAACCACAGGGCTTTATCGAAATTAATTCCTTTATTGCTGGCTTCATCACCTTGGGTTTTGTTTACGGTGCCTATGCAACGGAAACGTTCCGGGGCGCCATTTTAGCGATCCCCAAAGGTCAGGTGGAAGCTGCCTATGCTTGCGGGATGAGCCGTTGGTTGATGGCCCGCCGGATTTTAGTGCCGCAAATGTGGCGTTTTGCTTTACCAGCACTTGGGAATATTTGGCTAATTTTATTAAAATCCACCGCCATTATTTCGTTGATCGGCCTTGAAGAATTGACCCGCAAAAGCCGGATCGCTGGCGGCGCCACCCGCGATCAGCTATTATTCTTTGGGATAGCGGCCATCATGTATTTATTGCTGACGGTGGTTTCAACCTTTGTCATTAAATATTTGGAACACAAAAATAATTATGAACGCAGAAAGCCAGGGATATAA
- a CDS encoding ABC transporter permease subunit (The N-terminal region of this protein, as described by TIGR01726, is a three transmembrane segment that identifies a subfamily of ABC transporter permease subunits, which specificities that include histidine, arginine, glutamine, glutamate, L-cystine (sic), the opines (in Agrobacterium) octopine and nopaline, etc.), with translation MDFQLLQQYWPDLLKGAWLTVQLVSLSLLIGFILAALIALAALSRYRICRYAAQTYIFIFRGSPLLVQIYLIYYGSSQIGWVQDSFLWAILIDAYWCALIALTLNTSAYTAEIIRGAMANVPQGAIEAGQAFGMSRWLLLRRIIWPQAFRLMLPAYSNEVIQMLHASSLVGAITLLDLTAAAQNLISRTYASNTFYLAIAFIYLATTYLISGLFRLAEKRLYRHLNRSQ, from the coding sequence ATGGACTTTCAGCTGCTGCAACAATATTGGCCGGATTTATTAAAGGGCGCTTGGCTCACCGTCCAACTGGTGTCTTTATCGTTGTTGATTGGGTTTATCTTGGCGGCTTTGATCGCTTTAGCTGCTTTATCCCGTTACCGGATTTGCCGCTATGCGGCCCAGACATATATTTTTATTTTTCGGGGCTCACCCCTATTGGTGCAGATATATCTGATTTATTATGGCAGCAGCCAAATCGGTTGGGTTCAGGATTCTTTTTTATGGGCAATTTTAATTGATGCCTATTGGTGCGCCCTAATTGCCTTAACCCTTAACACCAGCGCTTACACCGCGGAAATTATTCGGGGCGCGATGGCCAATGTTCCCCAAGGGGCGATTGAGGCAGGTCAGGCATTCGGGATGTCCCGTTGGCTGTTACTGCGGCGGATTATATGGCCCCAAGCCTTCCGCCTGATGTTGCCCGCTTATTCCAATGAAGTCATTCAAATGCTGCATGCCAGTTCCCTGGTGGGGGCCATTACCTTGCTTGATTTAACAGCCGCCGCCCAAAATCTGATTAGCAGAACCTATGCCAGCAACACTTTTTACTTAGCCATCGCTTTTATCTATTTAGCCACCACTTACTTGATCAGTGGGCTTTTCCGCCTGGCCGAAAAACGGTTATACCGCCATTTAAACCGATCTCAGTAA